From one Bacteroides eggerthii genomic stretch:
- a CDS encoding 2-C-methyl-D-erythritol 4-phosphate cytidylyltransferase yields MVQYALIVAGGKGLRMGCELPKQFLPIGGKPVLMRTIEAFYAYNAEIRIILVLPYSQQAYWNELCRKHHFLIPHHIANGGETRFHSVKNGLAFVTTPGLVGVHDGVRPFVAREVIARCYSLAAEKQAVVPVTDVVETVRHLVGEGSETVSRDEYKLVQTPQVFDADLLKQAYEQPYTSHFTDDASVVEALGKSVYLTEGNRENIKITTPFDLKIATALLESCSI; encoded by the coding sequence ATGGTTCAGTATGCTCTGATTGTTGCCGGTGGTAAAGGGTTACGCATGGGATGTGAACTTCCCAAGCAGTTTCTTCCGATAGGGGGGAAGCCTGTGCTGATGCGTACCATAGAAGCCTTTTATGCTTACAATGCGGAGATACGGATAATACTGGTGCTTCCGTATAGCCAGCAGGCCTACTGGAATGAGCTATGCAGGAAGCATCATTTTTTAATTCCTCATCATATTGCAAACGGTGGGGAAACACGCTTCCATTCGGTGAAGAACGGACTGGCATTTGTTACAACGCCGGGGTTGGTCGGGGTGCACGACGGCGTACGCCCTTTTGTGGCCCGGGAAGTTATAGCCCGTTGCTATTCGCTGGCTGCCGAAAAACAGGCGGTGGTTCCTGTGACAGATGTGGTGGAGACGGTGCGCCATTTGGTCGGGGAGGGAAGCGAGACGGTTAGCCGCGACGAATATAAACTGGTGCAGACTCCGCAGGTGTTTGATGCGGATTTGCTGAAACAGGCTTACGAACAGCCTTATACCTCGCACTTCACAGACGATGCTTCGGTTGTTGAAGCATTGGGCAAGTCTGTTTATCTGACAGAAGGTAACCGGGAAAATATTAAAATAACAACTCCTTTTGATTTAAAAATAGCTACCGCCCTTTTGGAATCATGTTCGATCTGA
- a CDS encoding BT_3928 family protein has product METERKHIIKLVWVNACRFLLAALFIFSGFVKAVDPLGSFYKIQDYLTAFGMISWFPTYLPLLFAIILSSAEFCVGVFLFFGVRRKVASTLALFLMGVMTPLTLYLALANPVSDCGCFGDAWVLTNWQTFGKNIILLIAAVIVFKERKLIIRFITLKMEWMVSLYTILFVFALSFYCLEYLPVLDFRPYKIGVNIKAGMEIPEGAKPSVFESRFVLEKDGRQQEFTLDNYPDSTWTFVETRTVLKEKGYEPPIHDFSMISLSTGEDITDSVLTDKGYTFLLVAHRTEEADDSNIDLINEIYDYSIEHGYGFYALTSSPDEEIEAWRDRTGAEYPFCQMDDITLKTIIRSNPGLLLIKDGTILNKWSDSQFPDEYVLNDSLDKLELGQQKQENNLHTIGYVLLWFIVPLMLVLGVDILVIKRREKKNKSD; this is encoded by the coding sequence TTGGAGACTGAGAGAAAACATATCATAAAGCTTGTCTGGGTCAATGCCTGCCGTTTTTTATTGGCTGCGCTGTTTATTTTCTCCGGATTTGTGAAGGCTGTCGATCCGCTCGGCTCTTTTTATAAGATTCAGGATTATCTGACGGCATTCGGTATGATTTCATGGTTTCCTACATACCTGCCGTTGCTTTTCGCCATAATTTTATCATCGGCAGAGTTTTGTGTAGGCGTTTTCCTCTTTTTTGGCGTACGCCGGAAGGTTGCATCTACATTGGCACTCTTTCTTATGGGAGTAATGACTCCGTTGACTCTTTACCTTGCTTTGGCAAATCCCGTATCCGACTGCGGATGCTTTGGCGATGCCTGGGTATTGACGAACTGGCAGACATTCGGGAAAAACATCATATTGCTGATTGCGGCTGTAATCGTATTCAAAGAGCGGAAACTCATTATCCGTTTTATCACTTTGAAAATGGAGTGGATGGTGTCTTTATATACCATATTGTTTGTCTTTGCACTCTCTTTTTATTGCTTGGAGTATTTGCCGGTGCTGGATTTCAGGCCCTATAAGATTGGCGTGAATATAAAAGCGGGTATGGAGATACCCGAAGGTGCGAAGCCGAGTGTTTTTGAAAGTCGTTTTGTCTTGGAAAAAGACGGCAGGCAGCAGGAATTCACATTGGATAATTATCCGGACAGCACGTGGACTTTTGTTGAAACGCGTACCGTATTGAAGGAAAAAGGCTATGAACCGCCCATTCACGACTTTTCCATGATAAGTTTGAGTACGGGAGAAGATATAACCGATAGTGTGTTGACGGATAAAGGATATACTTTCCTGTTGGTAGCTCATCGGACAGAGGAAGCGGATGACAGCAATATTGATTTGATCAATGAAATCTATGATTACAGCATAGAACATGGTTATGGCTTTTATGCACTGACCTCTTCGCCGGATGAGGAAATTGAAGCATGGCGTGACAGAACCGGTGCGGAATACCCATTCTGCCAGATGGATGATATTACGCTGAAGACGATTATACGTTCCAACCCCGGTTTGCTGCTGATAAAAGACGGCACAATTCTGAATAAATGGAGCGATAGCCAATTTCCCGATGAATATGTACTGAACGATAGTCTGGACAAGCTGGAATTGGGACAGCAAAAACAGGAAAACAATTTGCATACTATCGGTTACGTGTTATTATGGTTTATCGTACCTTTGATGCTGGTTCTCGGTGTAGATATTCTGGTAATCAAACGCAGGGAGAAAAAGAATAAGAGTGATTAA
- the dnaG gene encoding DNA primase has product MIDQATIDRILDAAQIVDVVSDFVTLRKRGVNYVGLCPFHDDKTPSFYVSPAKGLCKCFACGKGGNVVHFIMEHEQMSYPEALKYLAKKYGIEIKERELSNEEKLVQGERESLFIVNQFARDYFQDILRNHVDGRSIGMAYFRNRGFRDDIIEKFQLGYCTESHDAMAQEALKKGYKKEFLIKTGLCYETDDHRLRDRFWGRVIFPVHTLSGKVVAFGGRVLASATKGVKVKYVNSPESEIYHKSNELYGIYFAKQAIVKQDRCFLVEGYTDVISMHQSGIENVVASSGTALTPGQIRLIHRFTNNMTVLYDGDAAGIKASIRGIDMLLEEGMNIKVCLLPDGDDPDSFARKHNSTEFQQFIQEHETDFIRFKTNLLLEDAGKDPIKRAELIGNLVQSISVIPEAIVRDVYIKECAQLLRVEDKLLVSEVAKRREMQAEKRAEQTERERRNAVRSAEGAPNTPKVEGSNPATPTTTNGTALPTGEAAGYDTNAPFPPEDNYISFIPQEGKEGQEFYKYERLILQMIVRYGEKIMCNATNDEGQEVPISVIEYVINDLKEDELSFHNPLHRQILTEAAVHIHDEGFTAERYFLAHPEAAISKLSVELISNRYQLSKYHSKSQKIVTDEERLYELVPALMINFKYAIVSEELKHMMSALQDPAVANNEEKCNAIMKRYSEMREVQRIMAKRLGDRVVLP; this is encoded by the coding sequence ATGATAGACCAAGCCACCATAGACCGCATACTTGATGCCGCACAAATCGTTGATGTGGTATCGGACTTTGTCACCCTGCGAAAGCGCGGGGTGAACTATGTAGGTCTATGCCCGTTCCATGACGACAAAACACCGTCGTTCTACGTATCGCCTGCCAAAGGATTGTGCAAGTGCTTCGCCTGCGGAAAAGGCGGCAATGTCGTACACTTCATCATGGAGCACGAGCAGATGTCCTATCCCGAAGCCTTGAAATACCTTGCCAAAAAATACGGTATCGAAATCAAGGAACGGGAACTGTCCAACGAAGAAAAACTGGTTCAGGGCGAACGCGAAAGCCTCTTCATTGTCAATCAGTTTGCCCGCGATTATTTCCAGGATATCCTGCGCAACCACGTAGACGGCCGTAGCATCGGTATGGCCTACTTCCGCAACCGCGGTTTTCGCGACGACATCATCGAGAAATTCCAACTGGGCTATTGCACCGAAAGCCACGATGCCATGGCGCAAGAGGCGCTGAAAAAAGGATATAAGAAAGAATTCCTCATCAAGACCGGACTTTGCTACGAGACGGACGATCATCGCCTGCGCGACCGCTTTTGGGGACGTGTCATCTTCCCTGTGCACACGCTGTCGGGCAAGGTAGTGGCATTCGGAGGTCGTGTGCTTGCCAGCGCCACCAAAGGGGTGAAAGTAAAGTACGTCAACTCACCCGAATCGGAAATCTACCATAAGAGCAATGAGCTGTATGGCATCTACTTTGCCAAACAAGCCATTGTAAAGCAAGACCGTTGCTTCTTAGTGGAAGGTTATACGGACGTTATATCCATGCACCAGTCCGGCATAGAAAATGTAGTGGCTTCTTCGGGCACCGCACTGACACCGGGACAAATCCGTCTGATTCATCGCTTCACCAATAATATGACTGTGCTCTACGATGGTGATGCAGCCGGTATCAAGGCTTCTATCCGGGGAATTGACATGCTGTTGGAAGAAGGCATGAACATCAAAGTCTGTCTCCTGCCCGACGGTGACGACCCCGACTCTTTTGCCCGCAAGCACAACTCTACCGAGTTCCAGCAGTTCATACAAGAACATGAAACCGACTTTATCCGTTTCAAAACCAACCTGTTGCTGGAAGATGCCGGCAAAGACCCCATCAAGCGCGCCGAACTGATCGGCAACCTTGTACAAAGCATCTCGGTCATCCCCGAAGCGATTGTACGCGACGTTTACATCAAAGAATGCGCCCAACTGCTGCGCGTAGAAGACAAACTGCTGGTTTCGGAAGTTGCCAAGCGGCGTGAGATGCAAGCCGAAAAACGCGCCGAACAAACAGAACGTGAGCGCAGAAATGCGGTGAGGTCGGCAGAGGGTGCACCCAATACGCCAAAAGTTGAAGGTTCGAATCCCGCTACCCCGACAACAACAAACGGAACTGCATTACCCACCGGAGAAGCCGCCGGATATGACACGAATGCACCTTTTCCACCGGAAGACAATTATATTTCCTTCATCCCGCAAGAGGGAAAAGAAGGGCAAGAGTTCTATAAATACGAACGGTTGATTCTCCAGATGATTGTGCGCTATGGTGAAAAGATTATGTGTAACGCCACCAATGACGAGGGACAGGAAGTCCCTATCAGTGTGATTGAATACGTCATCAACGACCTGAAAGAGGACGAACTGTCATTCCATAACCCGCTGCACCGCCAGATACTGACGGAAGCCGCCGTCCATATACATGACGAGGGCTTCACTGCCGAACGCTATTTTCTGGCACATCCTGAGGCAGCTATCAGCAAACTAAGTGTGGAACTCATCAGCAACCGCTATCAACTGAGCAAGTACCATTCAAAAAGCCAGAAGATAGTAACGGACGAGGAACGTCTTTATGAACTGGTCCCGGCATTAATGATTAATTTCAAATATGCCATCGTCAGCGAAGAGTTGAAGCACATGATGTCCGCCTTGCAAGACCCCGCCGTAGCCAACAACGAAGAGAAATGCAATGCTATCATGAAGCGTTACAGCGAAATGCGTGAAGTGCAAAGAATTATGGCAAAACGATTGGGAGACCGGGTGGTGCTCCCCTGA
- a CDS encoding DUF1599 domain-containing protein produces the protein MKDTKQQFEHVIAICRDLFFKKLHDYGPAWRILRPASVTDQIFIKANRIRSIETKGVTLVDEGIRSEFIAIVNYGIIGLIQLELGYAEAADITNEEAMALYDKYAKESLELMLAKNHDYDEAWRSMRISSYTDLILMKIYRTKQIESLSGQTLVSEGVDANYMDMINYSVFGLIKLEFGD, from the coding sequence ATGAAAGATACCAAGCAACAATTTGAGCATGTCATTGCTATTTGTCGTGATTTGTTCTTTAAGAAACTTCATGATTACGGTCCGGCATGGCGTATTCTTCGTCCGGCTTCCGTAACCGATCAGATATTTATTAAAGCCAATCGTATTCGGAGTATTGAAACTAAAGGGGTGACTTTGGTGGACGAAGGTATTCGTTCGGAGTTCATAGCCATTGTCAATTACGGTATTATCGGTTTGATACAGTTGGAATTGGGCTATGCCGAGGCGGCGGATATCACGAATGAAGAGGCAATGGCCTTGTATGATAAGTATGCAAAAGAGTCGCTGGAACTGATGCTTGCCAAAAACCATGATTATGATGAGGCTTGGCGTAGCATGCGTATCAGTTCGTATACGGACTTGATACTGATGAAGATTTATCGTACGAAGCAAATTGAGAGTCTGTCCGGTCAGACGTTGGTTTCGGAAGGTGTTGATGCCAATTATATGGACATGATTAATTATTCGGTCTTTGGTTTGATTAAGTTGGAGTTTGGAGACTGA
- the folE gene encoding GTP cyclohydrolase I FolE encodes MLGKEEIVSPSLDELKEHYHRILTLLGEDPEREGLLKTPERVAKAMLTLTKGYSMDPHEVLRSAKFKEDYNQMVIVKDIDFFSLCEHHMLPFYGKAHVAYIPNGYITGLSKIARVVDIFSHRLQVQERMTLQIKECIQETLNPLGVMVVVEAKHMCMQMRGVEKQNSITTTSDFTGAFNQAKTREEFMNLIRHNS; translated from the coding sequence ATGTTAGGAAAAGAAGAAATCGTATCTCCTTCATTGGACGAACTGAAAGAACATTATCACCGTATATTGACTTTGTTGGGTGAAGACCCCGAACGCGAGGGCTTGCTGAAAACCCCGGAACGAGTGGCAAAAGCTATGCTGACGCTGACTAAGGGCTATTCCATGGATCCGCACGAAGTGCTCCGTTCCGCAAAATTCAAGGAAGATTATAATCAGATGGTGATTGTGAAAGACATTGATTTCTTTTCTCTCTGCGAACACCACATGCTGCCATTCTATGGAAAAGCGCACGTGGCCTATATTCCCAATGGCTATATTACCGGCTTAAGCAAGATTGCCCGCGTGGTGGATATTTTCTCTCACCGCCTGCAAGTGCAGGAACGCATGACGCTGCAGATAAAAGAATGTATTCAGGAAACACTGAATCCTTTGGGCGTGATGGTGGTGGTAGAGGCCAAACACATGTGCATGCAAATGCGCGGTGTGGAAAAACAGAATTCAATAACTACTACGTCCGACTTTACGGGAGCTTTCAATCAGGCTAAAACGCGCGAGGAGTTCATGAACCTTATCCGTCATAATTCATAA
- a CDS encoding SPOR domain-containing protein, translating into MKKLGLLLIACFSFTLVSVAQNNIVKSLERNVPGQGKVSIHQDARIEALIGSEYIPTGSEDQKVIKSSGYRVQVYAGNNTRQAKNEAYSVASDIKERFPDLPVYTSFNPPRWLCRAGDFRSIEEADAMMRQLRATGVFKEVSIVKDQINIPL; encoded by the coding sequence ATGAAGAAACTTGGTTTGCTTTTAATTGCATGTTTTTCTTTTACCCTTGTATCCGTAGCGCAGAATAACATCGTAAAGAGTTTGGAGCGTAATGTACCGGGACAAGGCAAGGTATCCATTCATCAGGATGCCCGCATTGAAGCGCTGATAGGTTCAGAGTATATTCCTACCGGTTCGGAAGACCAGAAGGTGATTAAGAGTTCGGGTTATCGCGTACAGGTGTATGCCGGTAATAATACCCGTCAGGCCAAGAACGAAGCCTATTCGGTAGCTTCCGATATAAAAGAGCGTTTTCCTGATCTTCCCGTTTATACATCTTTCAATCCGCCCCGCTGGTTGTGTCGTGCGGGTGACTTCCGAAGCATTGAGGAAGCGGATGCCATGATGCGCCAGCTGCGTGCAACCGGTGTCTTTAAGGAAGTGTCAATTGTGAAAGACCAGATCAACATTCCTCTATAA
- a CDS encoding M23 family metallopeptidase, which yields MNFNWIRTALLAAAAMVSLNSFSQDLIARQAPVDRKLKSVDSLALQKQIRAEQALYPGLDLYPSWNNELVQAYGNAIVPESYTFDLKSFCMPTEHTRITDVFGYRPRRRRAHYGLDIKVYVGDTIRAAFDGKVRIVKNQGRRGYGKYVVIRHDNGLETVYGHLSKQLVDINQLVKAGEPIALGGNTGRSTGSHLHFETRFLGIPINPALMFDFEKQDIVADSYTFRKTKGTSGTARSMASGEGLFYKVKRGDTLSKIAARQGTSIDKLCKLNRITRKTILRPGQVLRCS from the coding sequence ATGAATTTTAATTGGATTAGAACGGCTTTATTAGCGGCAGCGGCAATGGTCAGCCTGAACTCTTTCTCTCAGGATCTGATTGCCCGTCAAGCTCCTGTTGATAGAAAACTCAAAAGTGTGGATTCATTGGCTTTGCAGAAACAGATTCGTGCGGAACAGGCTTTGTATCCGGGACTGGATTTGTATCCAAGCTGGAACAATGAATTGGTGCAGGCTTATGGCAACGCTATTGTGCCGGAAAGTTATACATTTGATTTGAAAAGTTTCTGTATGCCTACTGAACATACCCGTATCACTGATGTATTCGGTTACCGTCCTCGCAGAAGAAGAGCGCACTATGGCCTGGATATCAAGGTGTATGTAGGCGATACCATTCGCGCAGCTTTTGACGGCAAGGTGCGTATCGTCAAGAATCAGGGGCGCCGCGGATATGGAAAATATGTCGTTATTCGCCATGATAACGGTTTGGAAACAGTGTACGGACACTTGTCGAAACAGTTGGTTGATATAAACCAGTTGGTAAAGGCAGGAGAGCCGATTGCACTTGGAGGTAACACCGGACGTTCTACCGGTTCGCACCTGCATTTTGAAACCCGTTTCTTGGGAATTCCTATCAATCCTGCATTAATGTTCGATTTTGAAAAGCAAGATATTGTTGCCGACTCTTATACTTTCCGTAAGACAAAAGGTACTTCCGGTACGGCTCGCAGCATGGCATCGGGTGAAGGCTTGTTCTATAAAGTGAAGAGAGGTGATACTTTGTCTAAGATTGCAGCCCGTCAGGGGACGAGCATTGACAAGCTTTGCAAGCTGAACCGCATCACCCGGAAGACTATTCTTCGTCCGGGACAGGTGTTGCGTTGTTCATAA
- the tpiA gene encoding triose-phosphate isomerase, whose amino-acid sequence MRKNIVAGNWKMNKTLQEGIALAKELNEALANEKPNCDVVICTPFIHLASVTPLVDAAKIGVGAENCADKESGAYTGEVSAAMVASTGAKYVILGHSERRAYYGETVEILEEKVKLALANGLTPIFCIGEVLEEREANKQNEVVAAQLASVFSLSAEDFSKIILAYEPVWAIGTGKTATPAQAQEIHAFIRSAVEAKYGKEIAENCSILYGGSCKPSNAKELFANPDVDGGLIGGAALKVADFKGIIDAFN is encoded by the coding sequence ATGAGAAAGAACATTGTTGCAGGAAACTGGAAAATGAACAAGACCCTTCAAGAGGGTATTGCTCTTGCAAAAGAACTGAATGAAGCGTTGGCTAACGAAAAGCCTAATTGTGATGTAGTTATCTGTACCCCGTTTATTCACCTTGCATCTGTTACTCCGCTGGTGGATGCCGCTAAGATCGGTGTAGGTGCAGAAAACTGTGCAGATAAGGAATCAGGTGCATATACCGGTGAGGTATCGGCAGCTATGGTTGCTTCAACCGGTGCCAAGTATGTAATCCTCGGCCACTCTGAACGTCGCGCTTATTACGGTGAAACAGTGGAAATCCTGGAAGAAAAGGTGAAACTGGCTTTGGCCAACGGACTGACTCCGATTTTCTGTATCGGTGAGGTTTTGGAAGAACGCGAAGCTAACAAGCAGAATGAAGTGGTTGCCGCCCAGTTGGCATCTGTATTCTCTTTGTCTGCTGAAGATTTTTCTAAGATTATCTTGGCATACGAACCGGTTTGGGCCATTGGCACCGGTAAGACTGCTACTCCGGCACAGGCACAGGAAATCCATGCATTCATCCGTTCTGCCGTTGAAGCAAAGTATGGTAAGGAAATCGCAGAAAACTGCTCTATCCTTTATGGTGGTAGCTGCAAGCCTTCCAATGCAAAGGAATTGTTTGCAAATCCTGATGTGGACGGTGGCCTGATTGGTGGTGCTGCTCTGAAAGTTGCCGACTTCAAGGGTATCATTGACGCGTTCAATTAA
- the recG gene encoding ATP-dependent DNA helicase RecG — MFDLTTRDIKYLSGVGPQRASVLNKELGIFSFHDLLYYFPYKYVDRSRIYYIQEIDGTMPYIQLKGEILGFETAGEGRQRRLIAHFSDGTGVVDLIWFQGIKYLIGKYKVHQEYIVFGKPSVFNGRINIAHPDIDPASELKLSAMGLQPYYNTTEKMKRSSLNSHAIEKMMKNIVRQLDEPLPETLSPALLAEHHLMPLTEALMNIHFPVSPDVLRKAEYRLKFEELFYVQLNILRYAKDRQRKYRGYVFEKVGDTFNGFYSRNLPFELTNAQKRVLKEIRRDLGSGRQMNRLLQGDVGSGKTLVALMSMLMALDNGYQACMMAPTEILANQHYDTIRELLYGMDVRVELLTGSIKGKRREAILSGLLTGDVQILIGTHAVIEDTVNFASLGLVVIDEQHRFGVAQRARLWAKSTQPPHILVMTATPIPRTLAMTLYGDLDVSVIDELPPGRKPIATIHQFDSHRVSLYRSVRKQIEEGRQVYIVYPLIKESEKIDLKNLEEGFLHICEEFPDCKVCKVHGKMKPAEKDAQMQLFVSGEAQIMVATTVIEVGVNVPNASVMIIENAERFGLSQLHQLRGRVGRGAEQSYCILVTGYKLAEDTRKRLEIMVRTNDGFEIAEADLKLRGPGDLEGTQQSGIAFDLKIADIARDGQLLQYVRGVAEAIVDKDPNGELPENEILWRQLKALRKTNINWAAIS; from the coding sequence ATGTTCGATCTGACTACGCGTGACATAAAATATTTGTCGGGCGTCGGGCCGCAACGTGCTTCGGTGCTTAATAAGGAACTGGGCATCTTTTCCTTTCACGACCTGTTGTATTACTTCCCTTACAAATATGTGGACCGTAGCCGTATCTATTACATTCAGGAGATTGACGGGACGATGCCGTATATTCAGTTGAAAGGCGAGATACTGGGTTTTGAAACGGCGGGCGAAGGACGACAGAGAAGGTTGATAGCCCATTTCTCGGACGGAACGGGTGTGGTTGACCTGATTTGGTTTCAAGGCATCAAATATCTGATTGGGAAGTACAAGGTCCATCAGGAATATATCGTATTCGGCAAGCCTTCTGTCTTTAATGGCAGGATAAATATAGCTCATCCGGATATCGACCCGGCTTCCGAATTGAAACTGTCGGCTATGGGGCTGCAACCCTATTACAATACGACGGAGAAGATGAAGCGGAGTTCGCTCAATTCGCATGCCATAGAGAAGATGATGAAAAACATCGTTCGGCAGTTGGATGAACCTTTGCCCGAAACGCTTTCTCCCGCTTTGCTGGCAGAACACCACCTGATGCCTCTGACGGAGGCTTTGATGAATATCCATTTTCCGGTCAGTCCGGATGTACTGCGGAAAGCGGAGTACCGCCTGAAATTTGAAGAATTGTTTTATGTCCAGTTGAACATTCTGCGCTATGCCAAAGACAGACAACGCAAATATCGAGGGTATGTCTTTGAGAAAGTGGGTGATACGTTCAACGGTTTTTATTCCCGTAACCTTCCTTTTGAGTTGACGAATGCCCAAAAACGCGTCCTGAAGGAGATACGCCGGGATTTAGGTTCGGGCAGGCAGATGAACCGTCTGTTGCAGGGGGATGTAGGGAGTGGAAAAACATTGGTTGCCCTGATGAGCATGCTGATGGCACTTGATAACGGTTATCAGGCGTGCATGATGGCGCCTACCGAGATATTGGCGAATCAGCACTACGACACAATTCGTGAACTGCTGTATGGAATGGATGTGCGGGTTGAACTGCTGACCGGTTCGATAAAGGGAAAACGACGGGAAGCCATTCTTTCCGGTTTGCTGACGGGGGATGTACAGATACTTATCGGTACGCATGCGGTGATTGAAGATACGGTGAATTTTGCATCGTTGGGCTTGGTCGTGATCGACGAGCAGCATCGCTTTGGAGTGGCACAGCGCGCCCGCTTATGGGCAAAAAGCACGCAGCCGCCTCACATACTGGTGATGACGGCAACTCCCATACCGCGGACGCTGGCAATGACGCTCTATGGTGATTTGGATGTATCGGTAATTGATGAACTTCCGCCGGGAAGAAAGCCGATTGCTACTATTCATCAGTTTGACAGTCATCGTGTCAGCCTGTATCGTTCTGTGCGCAAACAGATTGAAGAAGGACGGCAGGTTTATATTGTCTATCCTTTGATCAAGGAGAGTGAGAAGATTGATCTTAAGAATTTGGAGGAAGGCTTCCTGCATATCTGTGAAGAGTTTCCCGATTGCAAGGTTTGTAAGGTGCATGGAAAAATGAAACCGGCGGAAAAGGATGCGCAGATGCAGTTGTTCGTCTCTGGTGAAGCACAGATAATGGTTGCTACTACGGTAATTGAAGTGGGCGTGAATGTGCCCAACGCTTCGGTGATGATAATAGAGAACGCCGAGCGTTTCGGTCTCTCCCAGCTCCACCAGCTCCGCGGTCGTGTGGGGCGTGGTGCGGAACAATCCTATTGTATTTTGGTCACCGGATATAAATTGGCGGAGGACACCCGCAAGCGTCTGGAAATAATGGTGCGTACGAATGACGGTTTTGAAATAGCCGAGGCGGATTTAAAGCTGCGTGGCCCTGGCGATTTGGAAGGGACGCAACAGAGCGGCATCGCTTTCGATTTGAAGATAGCGGATATAGCCCGCGACGGACAACTTTTGCAGTATGTACGTGGAGTTGCCGAAGCCATTGTGGATAAAGACCCGAATGGTGAGCTTCCCGAAAATGAAATATTGTGGCGGCAGTTGAAGGCTTTGAGGAAAACAAACATCAATTGGGCGGCCATTAGTTGA